The following are encoded together in the Microbacterium hatanonis genome:
- the mscL gene encoding large conductance mechanosensitive channel protein MscL: MIKGFKEFILRGNVIDLAVAVVIGAAFTAVVNSIVSSIINPLIEIFWKPAEDGTIGFPVQGFWGEVVFPVGDLLNAVIAFLAVALVVYFVFVHPMNVMKQRAAAKAGIDKEPQESQLPTEQEILVQIRDLLQQQQSGTAPKP, from the coding sequence GTGATCAAGGGATTCAAGGAGTTCATCCTCCGCGGCAACGTCATCGACCTCGCGGTCGCGGTCGTCATCGGTGCGGCGTTCACCGCGGTGGTCAACTCGATCGTGTCGAGCATCATCAACCCGTTGATCGAGATCTTCTGGAAGCCCGCCGAGGACGGCACCATCGGCTTCCCGGTGCAGGGATTCTGGGGCGAGGTCGTGTTCCCGGTCGGCGACCTTTTGAACGCCGTCATCGCCTTCCTCGCCGTCGCGCTGGTCGTGTACTTCGTGTTCGTGCACCCCATGAACGTCATGAAGCAGCGCGCCGCCGCCAAGGCCGGCATCGACAAGGAGCCGCAGGAATCGCAGCTCCCCACCGAGCAGGAGATCCTCGTGCAGATCCGCGATCTGCTCCAGCAGCAGCAGAGCGGCACCGCGCCGAAGCCGTAA
- a CDS encoding histone-like nucleoid-structuring protein Lsr2: MARKQITQLIDDLDGQTLEDGGETVLFSLDGRPYEIDLSAEHAAELRDALKPYIDAGRSVGAATRTVTSRSRSTRQQSGRDLGAVRQWARENGHDISERGRIPASILDAYDASR, translated from the coding sequence ATGGCACGTAAGCAGATCACCCAGCTCATCGACGACCTCGACGGTCAGACCCTCGAAGATGGCGGAGAAACCGTCCTTTTCTCGCTCGATGGTCGGCCCTATGAAATCGACCTTTCCGCCGAGCACGCGGCTGAATTGCGCGATGCGCTGAAGCCGTACATCGACGCTGGCCGCTCGGTGGGCGCAGCAACTCGCACGGTGACGTCGCGCAGCCGCTCCACGCGTCAGCAGAGCGGCCGCGACCTCGGCGCCGTTCGTCAGTGGGCGCGCGAGAACGGGCACGACATCAGCGAGCGCGGTCGCATTCCCGCCTCGATCCTCGACGCGTACGACGCCAGCCGCTGA
- a CDS encoding helix-turn-helix transcriptional regulator — MAARTGSVGETELISRAVGDLARRTRFPVAFGGLEHDGAVHVTSIVGARGRSLDGLVVEAHRGLGGRALVEKRPRLALDYRTSRTITHDYDRAILGEGISTLFAVPIVVTGTARGVLYCAAWHEASVGGVVAQPAFRVAAEVATELRVRDEVDRRLTAIPPSSEPLAAGAREELRETYAELRRIAAGVDDEALRTRLESLEQRLAALSGDQRTPAVELDVSLSPREIDVLACAALGATNSEVGASLGLRETTVKSYLASAMSKLDASTRHSAVTKARRAGILP, encoded by the coding sequence GTGGCAGCACGGACGGGCAGCGTCGGTGAGACCGAGCTGATTTCCCGCGCGGTCGGCGATCTCGCCCGGCGCACGCGTTTTCCCGTCGCGTTCGGAGGCCTCGAGCACGACGGCGCGGTCCACGTCACCTCGATCGTCGGTGCCCGCGGACGCAGTCTCGACGGCCTCGTCGTCGAAGCGCATCGCGGCCTCGGCGGGCGCGCGCTCGTCGAGAAGCGGCCGCGGCTCGCCCTCGACTACCGCACGTCTCGCACCATCACCCACGACTACGACCGCGCGATCCTCGGCGAGGGGATCTCGACGCTGTTCGCCGTGCCGATCGTGGTGACGGGGACGGCCCGGGGCGTGCTCTACTGCGCCGCGTGGCACGAAGCATCCGTCGGCGGTGTGGTGGCGCAGCCCGCGTTCCGTGTCGCGGCGGAGGTGGCCACCGAGCTGCGGGTGCGCGACGAGGTCGACCGGCGACTCACCGCCATTCCCCCGTCGTCGGAGCCGCTCGCGGCTGGTGCTCGGGAAGAGCTGCGCGAGACGTACGCCGAGCTCCGGCGCATCGCGGCAGGTGTCGACGACGAAGCGCTTCGCACGCGTCTGGAAAGCCTCGAGCAACGGCTTGCTGCTCTTTCGGGCGACCAGCGCACGCCCGCGGTCGAGCTCGACGTCTCTTTGTCGCCGCGTGAGATAGACGTGCTCGCGTGCGCCGCCTTGGGGGCGACGAATTCTGAGGTGGGTGCGTCGCTCGGACTCCGCGAGACGACGGTGAAGTCGTATCTCGCATCGGCGATGTCGAAATTGGATGCTTCGACGCGGCATTCTGCGGTGACCAAAGCGCGGCGCGCCGGCATCTTGCCCTGA
- a CDS encoding DUF485 domain-containing protein yields the protein MSDPRVDVTPSDDIDYIAVEQSPPFQELKKAQRSFIFPLAIVFLLWYFVYVLLSSFATEFMSQRVWGDVTVGLLLGLGQFVSTFVITMAYVSYANRRLDPRAAAIRAELERASGGQS from the coding sequence ATGTCGGATCCACGCGTCGATGTCACCCCGTCGGATGACATCGATTACATCGCGGTCGAGCAATCGCCGCCGTTCCAAGAACTGAAGAAAGCGCAGCGGAGTTTCATCTTCCCGCTCGCGATCGTGTTCCTGCTCTGGTACTTCGTCTATGTGCTGCTGTCGTCGTTCGCTACGGAATTCATGTCTCAGCGAGTGTGGGGCGACGTCACTGTCGGTCTGCTCCTCGGCCTCGGTCAATTCGTCTCCACGTTCGTCATCACGATGGCGTACGTCTCTTATGCGAATCGCCGGCTCGATCCCCGAGCGGCGGCCATTCGAGCCGAACTCGAGCGCGCATCGGGAGGTCAGTCGTGA
- the galU gene encoding UTP--glucose-1-phosphate uridylyltransferase GalU — MPHKPFKAVIPAAGLGTRFLPATKAMPKEMLPVVDKPAIQYVVEESVKAGITDVLIILGRNKNNIANHFDAMPELEEKLRQKGDLDKLAKVEHSSELADIHMVRQGEPKGLGHAVLRAEGHVGDHPFAVLLGDDLIDERDPLLTKMLEEYDKRTATVIALMEVDPEHIHLYGVAAVEATDEDDVVKVTQLVEKPSKEDAPSNLAIIGRYVLGPDVFRILERTEPGKGGEIQLTDALEELATGGGDGGGVYGVIFRGRRYDTGDRVDYIKAIVQLASDREDLGPQLRPWFKEFAATL, encoded by the coding sequence ATGCCGCACAAGCCATTCAAGGCCGTCATCCCTGCCGCCGGACTCGGTACGCGATTCCTTCCCGCCACCAAGGCGATGCCGAAGGAGATGCTGCCGGTCGTCGACAAGCCCGCCATCCAGTACGTGGTGGAGGAGTCGGTCAAGGCCGGTATCACCGACGTGCTCATCATCCTCGGGCGCAACAAGAACAACATCGCGAACCACTTCGATGCGATGCCCGAGCTCGAAGAGAAGCTGCGCCAGAAGGGCGACCTCGACAAGCTCGCCAAGGTGGAGCACTCCTCCGAGCTCGCCGACATCCACATGGTGCGCCAGGGCGAGCCGAAGGGCCTGGGCCACGCCGTGCTGCGCGCCGAGGGCCACGTCGGCGACCACCCGTTCGCCGTGCTGCTCGGCGACGACCTCATCGACGAGCGCGACCCGCTGCTCACGAAAATGCTCGAGGAGTACGACAAGCGCACCGCCACCGTCATCGCTCTGATGGAGGTCGACCCCGAGCACATCCACCTCTACGGTGTGGCAGCGGTCGAGGCGACCGACGAAGACGACGTCGTGAAGGTCACGCAGCTCGTCGAGAAGCCGTCGAAGGAAGACGCTCCCTCGAACCTGGCCATCATCGGCCGGTACGTGCTCGGCCCCGACGTCTTCCGCATCCTGGAGCGCACCGAGCCCGGCAAGGGCGGCGAGATCCAGCTCACCGACGCGCTCGAAGAGCTCGCGACGGGTGGCGGCGACGGCGGCGGCGTGTACGGCGTGATCTTCCGCGGTCGCCGGTACGACACCGGAGATAGAGTGGACTACATCAAGGCCATCGTGCAGCTGGCATCGGATCGCGAAGATCTCGGACCCCAGCTGCGTCCCTGGTTCAAGGAGTTCGCGGCCACGCTCTGA
- a CDS encoding AAA family ATPase, with the protein MHVAEPERARIRTEAAALGGRSTLLRFDDASDAGIDITKAHPGSLPQFITGRSTLLSNLFRDEVALRTARMAAERITAKNVELRTSRGLEPVHLAVGLAAWRIGGVAWSAPVLLRPLAIRRHHGDFELKLHGSFMVNPELAKAFLTHFGIRIDSLALAGLAYDRGVFKPQPVIDHLRALTTHIPTFVVHPRLVISSFADVGSAMARDTADLDHPVLNALAGHPTDRALVMQRRPAPVVDGPDERAPAADALLLDADAEQEAVLARIAAGQSLAVHTLPGTGGTQTIINAVGRLVQDGKRVLVVSARRSTLEGIRHRLAGIGLDGLAVSPTHIRRDLIRAIGRNEKAEQPRVSDIDDALVRLRTVLRDYRHAVTVEHPSLGVSALDVLRTLTTLAGRSPAPSTTTRFDVATLEGLSDRRAEAGSALAAAARLGEFRFGPDDSPWYGVSFTRTEDARAAHALAGKLHRRDVPSLLERGYELIAQTRMRPFQTISELGGYLRLLQGIRESLDRFSPTVFERPLGELIQAHAARRDAGEMSGPNRRRLKRLSREYLRPGVHVTDMHEALVRIQQQRTEWQRYVEAGVTPEVPLGLADVAVAWQRVDAELGELDQILGRQNSARMTTLPVARLVRTLAGLAAESTFFDNLVERAELRSELARLGLEPLLLELSVRHVPEDRVADELEFAWWQSALEHLLRTDRALLGANTSVVDRLERDFRLVDEAHAAASGPLLAARLAQQWRIGIVDLADEAAALKDALKRGATTAEELTAIAPGLLRTLAPVWLASPYEVPEIPDTDGFDVVLIADAGALCLTEAAPALRRAGQIVVFGDPVTQKPTPFRVSATFASDEDTEDEQPFDDASVFERLAELLPVETLTRSYRAGGEDLAELVNDAFYGGEIVSLPWAGSYLGRGSLSVDYVEGGTGAPDPVTGAVESPDAEVARVVTLVVEHAVNRGAESLMVVTASRRHAERVRAAVEAAFAGRSDVSDFVSRDTAEPFAVLTLEESVAESRDRVIFSLGFGLTKHGRVLSDFGDLSTPDGERLLTVGMTRARRSMVIVSSIRPSSFDDGRLEHGAATLMGILGNLAARGRESRLEDLADPLTLALARELRRLGIAVDVHYRGLLPLVAQHGGKAVVAESDPETVGDSLRESLRLRPQILRRLGWHYVRVHSFDLYSDPATVAARIAALLGVKVDGPTAESSTQPIDVIE; encoded by the coding sequence ATGCATGTCGCGGAACCGGAGCGGGCACGTATCCGCACCGAGGCCGCTGCGCTCGGCGGAAGATCGACGCTGCTGCGTTTCGACGACGCATCCGATGCCGGTATCGACATCACGAAGGCCCACCCCGGAAGTCTTCCCCAGTTCATCACCGGGCGCTCGACCCTTCTCTCCAACCTCTTCCGCGACGAGGTCGCGCTGCGCACGGCGCGCATGGCCGCCGAGCGCATCACCGCGAAGAACGTCGAACTGCGCACGTCGCGCGGTCTCGAGCCCGTGCACCTCGCCGTCGGGCTCGCCGCCTGGCGCATCGGGGGAGTCGCCTGGTCGGCCCCCGTGCTGCTGCGCCCGCTGGCGATCCGCCGCCACCACGGCGACTTCGAGCTCAAGCTGCACGGCTCGTTCATGGTCAACCCCGAGCTGGCCAAGGCGTTCCTGACCCACTTCGGCATCCGGATCGACAGCCTCGCCCTCGCCGGCCTCGCCTACGACCGCGGCGTGTTCAAGCCGCAGCCGGTCATCGACCACCTGCGGGCGCTCACCACCCACATCCCGACGTTCGTCGTGCATCCCCGCCTGGTCATCTCGTCGTTCGCCGACGTCGGCTCGGCCATGGCGCGCGACACCGCCGACCTCGACCACCCCGTGCTGAACGCCCTCGCGGGCCACCCCACCGACCGCGCCCTCGTGATGCAGCGGCGTCCGGCCCCCGTGGTCGACGGACCCGACGAGCGCGCACCGGCGGCCGACGCGCTCCTGCTCGACGCGGATGCTGAGCAGGAGGCCGTGCTCGCGCGGATCGCCGCCGGCCAGTCGCTCGCCGTGCACACCCTGCCCGGAACGGGCGGCACCCAGACGATCATCAACGCGGTCGGTCGCCTCGTGCAGGACGGGAAGCGGGTGCTCGTCGTGAGCGCGCGCCGCTCCACCCTCGAGGGCATCCGCCACCGCCTCGCCGGAATCGGCCTCGACGGCCTAGCCGTCTCGCCCACGCACATCCGCCGCGACCTTATCCGCGCGATCGGCCGCAACGAGAAGGCCGAGCAGCCCCGCGTCTCCGACATCGACGACGCCCTCGTGCGCCTGCGCACGGTGCTGCGCGACTACCGCCACGCGGTGACGGTCGAGCACCCCTCGCTCGGCGTCTCGGCCCTCGACGTGCTGCGCACGCTGACCACCCTGGCCGGGCGATCGCCCGCACCCTCGACGACCACGCGCTTCGACGTCGCGACGCTTGAAGGCCTGTCCGACCGCCGTGCCGAGGCGGGCTCGGCGCTCGCCGCCGCCGCACGCCTGGGCGAATTCCGCTTCGGCCCCGACGATTCGCCCTGGTACGGGGTGTCGTTCACCCGCACCGAAGACGCCCGCGCGGCGCACGCGCTCGCCGGGAAGCTGCACCGGCGCGACGTTCCCAGCCTCCTCGAGCGCGGATACGAGCTCATCGCCCAGACGCGCATGCGCCCGTTCCAGACGATCTCCGAGCTCGGCGGCTACCTTCGCCTGCTGCAGGGCATCCGCGAGTCGCTCGACCGCTTCAGCCCCACCGTGTTCGAGCGTCCGCTCGGCGAACTCATCCAGGCTCACGCCGCGCGCCGCGACGCCGGTGAGATGAGCGGTCCCAACCGGCGCAGGCTCAAGCGCCTGTCGCGCGAATACCTGCGCCCGGGTGTGCACGTGACCGACATGCACGAGGCGCTCGTGCGCATCCAGCAGCAGCGCACCGAGTGGCAGCGCTACGTCGAGGCGGGCGTGACTCCCGAGGTGCCGCTCGGACTCGCCGACGTCGCGGTCGCCTGGCAGCGCGTCGACGCCGAGCTCGGCGAGCTCGACCAGATTCTCGGTCGCCAGAACTCCGCCCGCATGACGACCCTCCCGGTCGCCCGTCTCGTGCGCACGCTCGCGGGCCTCGCCGCCGAGTCGACCTTCTTCGACAATCTCGTCGAGCGCGCCGAGCTGCGTTCGGAACTCGCGCGCCTCGGGCTCGAGCCCCTGCTGCTCGAGCTGTCGGTGCGGCACGTTCCCGAAGACCGCGTCGCCGACGAGCTCGAGTTCGCCTGGTGGCAGTCCGCGCTGGAACACCTCTTGCGCACCGATCGGGCCCTCCTCGGAGCCAACACGTCGGTCGTCGATCGGCTCGAGCGCGACTTCCGCCTCGTCGACGAGGCCCACGCCGCAGCATCCGGCCCCCTTCTGGCGGCCCGACTGGCCCAGCAGTGGCGCATCGGCATCGTCGACCTCGCCGACGAGGCCGCAGCTCTCAAAGACGCGCTCAAGCGCGGAGCCACGACGGCCGAAGAGCTCACCGCCATCGCGCCCGGGCTGCTGCGCACGCTCGCCCCGGTCTGGTTGGCCTCGCCCTACGAGGTGCCGGAGATCCCTGACACCGACGGCTTCGACGTGGTGCTCATCGCCGATGCCGGAGCGCTCTGCCTGACCGAGGCCGCGCCCGCTCTGCGGCGTGCCGGCCAGATCGTGGTCTTCGGCGATCCGGTGACGCAGAAGCCCACGCCCTTCCGGGTGAGCGCGACCTTCGCCTCCGACGAAGACACCGAAGACGAGCAGCCCTTCGACGACGCCTCGGTGTTCGAGCGACTGGCCGAGCTGCTGCCCGTCGAGACCCTCACCCGCAGCTATCGCGCCGGCGGCGAAGACCTCGCCGAGCTCGTGAACGACGCCTTCTACGGCGGCGAGATCGTCTCACTGCCCTGGGCCGGGTCGTACCTCGGTCGCGGCAGCCTGAGCGTCGACTACGTCGAGGGCGGAACCGGCGCCCCCGACCCCGTCACGGGCGCCGTCGAGAGCCCCGACGCCGAGGTCGCCCGCGTCGTCACGCTCGTCGTCGAGCACGCCGTCAACCGCGGTGCGGAGTCGCTCATGGTCGTCACCGCCAGCAGGCGCCACGCCGAGCGCGTGCGCGCGGCGGTCGAGGCGGCGTTCGCCGGTCGCTCCGACGTCTCGGACTTCGTCTCGCGCGACACGGCGGAGCCGTTCGCGGTGCTCACCCTCGAGGAGTCGGTCGCCGAGAGCCGCGACCGCGTGATCTTCTCACTCGGGTTCGGGCTCACCAAGCACGGCCGGGTGCTCAGCGACTTCGGCGACCTCTCGACACCCGACGGCGAGCGTCTGCTTACGGTCGGCATGACGCGAGCGCGCCGCTCGATGGTGATCGTGTCATCGATCCGCCCGTCGTCCTTCGACGACGGGCGCCTCGAGCACGGCGCCGCCACCCTCATGGGTATCCTCGGCAACCTTGCCGCGCGCGGCCGCGAGTCGCGCCTCGAAGACCTCGCCGATCCGCTCACCCTGGCTCTCGCTCGCGAGCTGCGCCGCCTCGGAATCGCGGTCGACGTGCACTACCGCGGTCTGCTGCCGCTCGTCGCCCAGCACGGCGGCAAGGCGGTCGTCGCCGAGAGCGACCCCGAGACCGTGGGCGATTCGTTGCGGGAGTCGCTGCGGCTGCGCCCGCAGATTCTGCGCCGCCTCGGCTGGCACTACGTGCGGGTGCACTCGTTCGATCTCTACAGCGATCCGGCGACGGTCGCGGCGCGGATCGCCGCCCTCCTCGGCGTGAAGGTCGACGGCCCGACGGCCGAATCGAGCACGCAGCCGATCGATGTCATCGAGTGA
- a CDS encoding GNAT family N-acetyltransferase, producing the protein MDLSVPRQHGPIGVRLVRARDARTLQNELLSNRSWLRQWEATSPDGPVSFDMRLGVRRLLQQHRDGLGVPLVMEYDGQIAGQLNVWGIARGSLSSATIGYWVSERFAGKNITPTSVALATDLCFTELRLHRMEICIRPENHASLRVVEKLGFRYEGLRRRYIHINGDWRDHYAFALVREEVPEGVLERWAAGRAPQDAATIPPADRLHT; encoded by the coding sequence ATGGACCTGTCCGTTCCGCGGCAGCACGGCCCCATCGGCGTGCGTCTCGTTCGCGCGCGCGACGCGCGCACCCTGCAGAACGAGCTGCTGTCCAACCGCTCGTGGCTGCGCCAGTGGGAGGCCACGAGTCCTGACGGGCCCGTCTCCTTCGACATGCGCCTCGGCGTGCGTCGCCTGCTCCAGCAGCACCGTGACGGACTCGGCGTGCCGCTCGTCATGGAGTACGACGGTCAGATCGCCGGGCAGCTCAACGTCTGGGGCATCGCCCGGGGGTCGCTCTCGTCGGCGACGATCGGGTACTGGGTCAGCGAGAGGTTCGCGGGCAAGAACATCACCCCGACGTCGGTCGCCCTGGCCACCGACCTCTGCTTCACCGAGCTGCGGCTGCATCGCATGGAGATCTGCATCCGGCCCGAGAACCACGCGAGCCTGCGCGTGGTCGAGAAGCTGGGCTTCCGCTACGAGGGGCTCCGCCGCCGCTACATTCACATCAACGGCGACTGGCGCGATCACTACGCGTTCGCGCTGGTGCGCGAAGAAGTGCCCGAGGGTGTGCTCGAACGGTGGGCCGCGGGTCGCGCGCCGCAGGACGCGGCGACGATCCCCCCGGCCGACCGGCTCCACACCTGA
- a CDS encoding 5-formyltetrahydrofolate cyclo-ligase, whose translation MPDRIEQAKRALRADLRERRQNRSESARADAALGVQAQLDALIERLGATSLSCFLSTTTEPGTHEFVEAAVARGLRVLLPISRDDGLLDWVVATPGGAIAEGLFGLPEPVGEVLGPIAVNDVDLLVIPAAAVDHGGMRLGWGRGYFDKTIGSMERCPPVYAVVFDSEYVDDVPRDVHDQPVSGIVTPTQTITFASANR comes from the coding sequence ATGCCCGACCGCATCGAACAGGCCAAGCGCGCGTTGCGCGCCGACCTCCGCGAGCGGCGGCAGAATCGCTCCGAATCGGCCCGCGCCGACGCGGCTCTCGGGGTGCAGGCGCAGCTCGACGCCCTCATCGAACGACTGGGCGCGACGTCGCTGTCGTGCTTCCTCTCCACGACGACCGAGCCCGGCACCCACGAGTTCGTCGAAGCCGCGGTCGCCCGAGGCCTCCGCGTGCTTCTGCCGATCTCGCGCGACGACGGTCTGCTCGACTGGGTCGTGGCCACCCCGGGCGGTGCGATCGCGGAGGGCCTGTTCGGACTCCCCGAACCCGTCGGCGAGGTGCTCGGGCCGATCGCGGTCAACGACGTCGACCTGCTGGTCATCCCGGCTGCCGCCGTCGACCACGGCGGCATGCGCCTGGGATGGGGCCGCGGCTACTTCGACAAGACGATCGGCTCGATGGAGCGCTGCCCGCCCGTGTACGCGGTCGTCTTCGATTCGGAGTACGTCGACGACGTGCCGCGCGACGTGCACGATCAGCCCGTCTCCGGCATCGTCACCCCCACGCAGACCATCACCTTCGCCTCCGCGAACCGCTGA
- a CDS encoding FmdB family zinc ribbon protein, translating into MPTYAYACKSCGHRFDTVQSFSEASLTECPECGGELRKQYGSIGVTFNGSGFYRTDSRSGEGKKADASPTAASGSAPAAASSTSSSSGKTESKASAAPSGS; encoded by the coding sequence ATGCCCACCTATGCCTATGCCTGCAAGTCGTGCGGACACCGCTTCGACACCGTGCAGTCGTTCTCGGAAGCGTCGCTCACCGAGTGCCCCGAGTGCGGCGGCGAGCTGCGCAAGCAGTACGGCTCCATCGGCGTGACCTTCAACGGCTCCGGCTTCTACCGCACCGACTCGCGCTCCGGCGAGGGCAAGAAGGCGGATGCGTCGCCGACGGCCGCCAGCGGATCGGCCCCCGCCGCCGCGTCGTCGACGTCATCGTCGTCGGGAAAGACAGAATCGAAGGCATCCGCAGCCCCGTCGGGTTCCTGA
- a CDS encoding solute symporter family protein — MNDVLGAVDTAVQTVENNPVLNISIFGAFVAVTLFIVIRASRNNKTAADYYAAGRSFTGPQNGFAISGDYLSAASFLGICGAIAINGYDGFLYSIGFLVAWLVALLLVAELMRNTGKFTMADVLSFRLKQGPVRMAAALTTLAVCFFYLLAQMAGAGGLVSLLLGIGDQLGQSIVVGVVGVLMIVYVLIGGMKGTTWVQIVKAFLLIGGALVMTIWVLAINGFNLNTLLESAVAASTSDPKDAILGPGLQYGSNPWDFISLALALVLGTAGLPHVLMRFYTVPTAKEARRSVVWAIWLIGLFYLLTLVLGYGAAALVGPDVIKAAPGGVNSAAPLLALQLGGPVLLGFISAVAFATILAVVAGLTITAAASFAHDIYANVIKKGNVPPDGEVKVARRTVIVIGVLAILGGIGVQGQNVAFLVALAFAVAASANLPTILYSLFWRRFTTRGAVWSMYGGLAAAIILIVLSPVFWGTPTSVFKNTGAAIWPFNNPGIVSIPIGFFLGWLGSVTSRRKEDPAKAAEMDVRSLTGFGAEKATDH; from the coding sequence GTGAATGATGTGCTCGGCGCCGTCGATACCGCGGTGCAGACGGTGGAGAACAACCCCGTCCTGAATATCTCGATCTTCGGCGCATTCGTCGCGGTGACCCTGTTCATCGTCATCCGTGCCAGTCGCAACAACAAGACCGCGGCCGATTACTACGCGGCCGGGAGGTCTTTCACCGGACCGCAGAACGGTTTCGCCATCTCCGGCGACTACCTGTCGGCGGCGTCGTTCCTCGGAATCTGCGGAGCCATCGCGATCAACGGATACGACGGATTCCTCTACTCCATCGGGTTCCTCGTGGCCTGGCTCGTCGCGCTGCTGCTGGTCGCCGAGCTGATGCGCAACACCGGCAAGTTCACGATGGCCGACGTGCTGTCGTTCCGGTTGAAGCAGGGTCCGGTGCGGATGGCGGCAGCCCTCACGACCCTCGCGGTCTGCTTCTTCTACCTGCTCGCGCAGATGGCAGGCGCCGGCGGTCTCGTCTCGCTGCTCTTGGGTATCGGCGACCAGCTGGGGCAGTCGATCGTCGTCGGCGTGGTCGGCGTGCTCATGATCGTCTACGTGCTGATCGGCGGCATGAAGGGCACGACGTGGGTGCAGATCGTCAAGGCGTTCCTCCTCATCGGAGGCGCCCTGGTGATGACGATCTGGGTGCTCGCCATCAACGGGTTCAACCTCAACACGCTGCTCGAGAGCGCGGTGGCCGCGTCGACGAGCGATCCGAAGGATGCCATCCTCGGCCCGGGGCTGCAGTACGGCTCGAACCCGTGGGACTTCATCTCGCTCGCCCTCGCGCTGGTGCTGGGAACGGCCGGCCTCCCGCACGTGCTCATGCGCTTCTACACGGTGCCGACCGCGAAGGAGGCCCGCCGTTCGGTGGTCTGGGCCATCTGGCTGATCGGACTCTTCTACCTGCTCACCCTCGTGCTCGGCTACGGGGCGGCCGCCCTCGTCGGACCCGACGTGATCAAGGCCGCACCCGGCGGGGTCAACTCCGCCGCACCACTGCTGGCACTCCAGCTCGGCGGACCGGTGCTGCTCGGCTTCATCTCGGCGGTCGCCTTCGCGACGATCCTCGCTGTCGTGGCGGGTCTCACCATCACCGCGGCGGCGTCGTTCGCGCACGACATCTACGCGAACGTGATCAAGAAGGGGAACGTCCCGCCCGACGGCGAGGTCAAGGTCGCCCGGCGAACGGTCATCGTCATCGGAGTGCTAGCGATCCTCGGCGGGATCGGCGTGCAGGGCCAGAACGTCGCGTTCCTGGTGGCGCTGGCCTTCGCCGTCGCCGCGTCGGCGAACCTGCCGACGATCCTCTACTCGCTGTTCTGGCGTCGCTTCACGACGCGGGGCGCGGTGTGGAGCATGTACGGGGGACTGGCCGCCGCGATCATCCTCATCGTGCTCTCGCCCGTGTTCTGGGGGACGCCGACGAGCGTCTTCAAGAACACCGGGGCGGCGATCTGGCCGTTCAACAACCCCGGCATCGTCTCGATCCCCATCGGGTTCTTCCTGGGGTGGCTCGGCTCGGTGACGTCGCGCCGCAAGGAGGATCCGGCGAAGGCCGCGGAGATGGACGTCAGGTCGCTGACCGGGTTCGGCGCGGAGAAGGCCACCGACCACTGA
- a CDS encoding methylated-DNA--[protein]-cysteine S-methyltransferase encodes MTRYTTAWHPTPVGDALLAFADDDLVALRLEHDERSHAIESLARLLQVVPDHDDRAGALVATQLDEYFAGERRAFDLRLDWRLARGFTLQALTAVTDIPYGETASYGEVAALAGKPRAARAVGTACRTTPFSLVVPVHRVVRSDGSIGEYGGHPEVKEYLLDLERTAGE; translated from the coding sequence ATGACCCGGTACACGACCGCTTGGCACCCGACTCCGGTGGGCGATGCGCTGCTCGCCTTCGCCGACGACGACCTCGTCGCGCTCCGCCTCGAACACGACGAACGCTCCCACGCCATCGAGAGCCTCGCGAGGCTGCTCCAGGTGGTCCCTGACCACGACGACCGGGCGGGGGCCCTCGTCGCCACACAGCTCGACGAGTACTTCGCCGGCGAACGGCGGGCCTTCGACCTCCGCCTCGACTGGCGCCTCGCACGGGGCTTCACTCTTCAGGCGCTGACCGCGGTGACCGATATCCCGTACGGCGAGACCGCGTCGTACGGCGAAGTCGCCGCTCTCGCGGGAAAGCCCCGCGCCGCCCGCGCGGTCGGCACGGCCTGCCGCACCACCCCCTTCTCCCTCGTCGTTCCCGTGCATCGGGTGGTTCGTTCCGACGGATCGATCGGCGAATACGGAGGGCACCCCGAGGTCAAGGAGTACCTCCTCGACCTCGAGCGCACCGCCGGCGAGTAG